One window of the Onychostoma macrolepis isolate SWU-2019 chromosome 21, ASM1243209v1, whole genome shotgun sequence genome contains the following:
- the zcchc10 gene encoding zinc finger CCHC domain-containing protein 10 codes for MATPMHRLIARRQAEANKQHVRCQKCLEYGHWSYECSGKRKYLYRPSRTAELKKRLKDKENNPSDDLGAGVIPRSEKKAKKKRSSSSSSSSSSDSSSSSNDSSSDSSDSSGSSSSSEDSSSDSDDSSSPSSSSSSSSSSSDSDSGSSSSSDQGPPKKRKKKK; via the exons ATGGCGACTCCCATGCATAGATTGATCGCTCGAAGACAAGC GGAGGCAAACAAACAACATGTTCGCTGTCAGAAATGCCTGGAATATGGACACTGGTCCTATGAGTGCTCTGGGAAAAGAAAGTATCTTTATAGACCTTCCAGGACAGCTGAGTTGAAAAAGAGACTAAAAGACAAGGAGAACAATCCTTCAGATGATTTGGG TGCTGGAGTAATACCACGCAGTGagaaaaaagcaaagaaaaaaag GTCCTCCTCCAGttccagcagcagcagtagtGATTCGTCCAGCTCTTCCAATGACTCTTCCTCGGACAGCAGCGATTCCTCGGGCTCCTCATCCTCGTCTGAAGACAGTAGCAGTGACAGCGATGACAGTTCCAGCccttcttcctcctcctcctcgtctTCCTCCAGTTCTGACTCTGATTCTGGTTCCTCAAGCAGTTCTGATCAAGGCCCTccaaagaagagaaaaaagaagaaatga